The following coding sequences lie in one Silvanigrella aquatica genomic window:
- a CDS encoding GTP cyclohydrolase II, protein MANTSHVLLTSHPASIFKYAAPLNWGESDPLLRGPVVASLTTREHRNAIGTHSGSYTVYRALANASGALTMEHKPDLTNTSPVVNIGPYPSWEDPEKIVSLDPWGAKVGEVFQSFYEKGYDIRPTIAITAAHIKMPEILEAIELGRLHIDEKVITKNRDVVVTKAAIDPVWYLPGIAARFQVSEGDLRRVLFDQTGGMFPELITRRDLKLLLPPIGSTTVYIFGDVQNIADTSKKLTVRIHDECNGSDVFGSDICTCRPYLTHGIEESIRTAQEGGSGVIVYFRKEGRALGEVTKFLVYNARKRQEGGDSAATYFHRTECVAGVQDMRFQQLMPDVLHWLGVQRIDNLVSMSDMKYNAIVQSGIEVVRRVSIPDELIPPDAQVEMEAKKAAGYFTEGKTKNVSELKKVKGRKLDE, encoded by the coding sequence ATGGCAAACACAAGTCACGTCTTATTAACTTCACATCCTGCCAGTATTTTTAAATATGCCGCTCCCTTAAATTGGGGAGAATCCGATCCTTTGCTAAGAGGTCCTGTTGTGGCTTCATTAACAACAAGAGAGCACCGCAATGCCATTGGCACACACAGCGGAAGTTATACGGTTTATCGCGCGTTAGCAAACGCTTCAGGCGCCTTAACAATGGAACATAAACCCGATTTAACCAACACATCTCCCGTAGTAAATATTGGACCCTACCCCTCTTGGGAAGACCCCGAAAAAATTGTCAGTCTCGATCCCTGGGGCGCAAAGGTTGGGGAAGTATTTCAAAGTTTTTATGAAAAAGGTTATGATATCAGACCGACCATAGCGATTACAGCAGCACACATAAAAATGCCCGAAATATTAGAAGCTATTGAGCTAGGGCGACTGCATATTGATGAAAAAGTTATCACAAAAAATAGAGACGTTGTCGTCACCAAAGCGGCTATCGATCCCGTTTGGTATTTGCCTGGCATTGCCGCACGCTTTCAGGTTTCTGAAGGAGATTTAAGAAGAGTTTTATTTGATCAAACGGGAGGCATGTTTCCAGAATTAATTACCCGGCGCGATTTAAAATTGTTACTTCCTCCCATTGGCAGCACCACCGTTTATATTTTTGGAGATGTGCAAAACATTGCCGACACCTCAAAAAAACTCACCGTACGCATTCACGACGAATGCAACGGATCCGATGTATTTGGCTCAGACATTTGCACTTGTCGTCCTTATTTAACCCACGGCATTGAAGAGTCTATCCGTACTGCTCAAGAAGGGGGTTCAGGAGTCATTGTTTATTTCAGAAAAGAAGGCCGCGCTCTAGGTGAAGTCACAAAGTTTTTAGTTTATAATGCACGCAAAAGACAAGAAGGCGGTGATAGCGCCGCAACCTATTTTCATAGAACGGAATGTGTAGCCGGTGTGCAAGACATGCGCTTCCAGCAACTTATGCCCGATGTGTTACATTGGCTTGGCGTGCAACGTATTGATAATCTCGTCTCCATGAGCGACATGAAATACAACGCCATTGTACAAAGCGGAATTGAAGTGGTGAGAAGAGTTTCCATTCCCGATGAATTGATTCCACCGGATGCCCAAGTTGAAATGGAAGCAAAAAAAGCAGCTGGTTACTTTACCGAAGGAAAAACGAAAAATGTGTCTGAACTCAAAAAAGTGAAAGGGCGCAAACTCGATGAGTGA
- the yidD gene encoding membrane protein insertion efficiency factor YidD: MILKKLNKYVVLLAVFLIKVYKQCISPALGPRCRFYPSCSQYSLEVFQKYGAAKGFGKMAVRICKCHPFHRGGVDLP; encoded by the coding sequence ATGATCTTAAAAAAACTTAACAAATACGTCGTCCTTTTGGCCGTTTTCTTGATCAAGGTTTATAAGCAGTGTATTTCTCCAGCTCTCGGCCCTCGTTGTCGCTTTTATCCGAGCTGTTCACAATATAGTTTGGAAGTTTTCCAAAAGTATGGTGCTGCAAAAGGTTTTGGCAAAATGGCTGTCAGAATTTGTAAATGCCATCCTTTTCACAGGGGTGGAGTTGATCTCCCTTAA
- a CDS encoding TraR/DksA family transcriptional regulator: protein MPPKIPSQPQELTRAEISQLKALLSKLRDELYAKEVARKTEGAYEISRDDISDETDLASVETDQEVNMKLAEADRAKIALIEKALRKIDANDGTYGLCEGTGDPIGFKRLQIQPWALYSLRHQEDLERGKRAN, encoded by the coding sequence ATGCCGCCTAAAATACCTTCTCAACCACAAGAGCTGACTCGTGCGGAAATTAGTCAACTCAAAGCTTTGCTTTCAAAATTACGTGATGAGCTTTATGCAAAGGAAGTTGCACGTAAAACAGAGGGAGCTTACGAAATCAGCCGTGATGATATATCTGATGAAACAGATTTAGCATCCGTGGAAACAGATCAAGAAGTGAATATGAAACTCGCGGAAGCAGATAGAGCCAAAATTGCTCTTATTGAAAAAGCCTTAAGAAAAATTGATGCCAATGATGGAACTTATGGATTGTGTGAAGGCACAGGCGATCCTATTGGGTTTAAGCGTTTGCAAATTCAACCTTGGGCTCTTTATTCATTGCGCCATCAAGAAGATCTTGAAAGGGGAAAAAGAGCAAATTAA
- a CDS encoding peptide ABC transporter substrate-binding protein, with translation MSSVLSKMLSLSYLLCAPLSVAISQSVHAAEVPAGVKLSSKQILNRGNGAEVPTLDPQKVEDVPGYSVASDIYESLVRDDINGKIVPSGATHWSVSKDGLTYTFHLRKNAKWSNGQNVTAHDYVYGLQRLVDPKTASTYAFIASDILNADLVNQGKQPVTSLGVNALDNYTLQVKLNKPTPYILETLAMRNAAPANKQAIEKFGDKSYQPGNIVTNGPYLVKSWKVGDKITLLKNPNYWDAAKTVIEEVNYYPTQNLNSEEQMYQAGQLDMTYEIAMDQFEKLKNKLGSEVRSNPYLSSYFFSINMQKEPFKDNPKLRQALSMVIDRDIITKQVTRRGEISSYDIVAYGAKNYRPFKYDWADKKYEEKVNKAKKLYEEAGYSTSKPLNVTILYNTNENSKKLVLTIASMWKKALGVNVLVENQEWKVFLKSRQQGEYQIAWDRWIADYNDVNSFSDLMRSDSAMNNAKYKNTKFDELLMKASTELNLKKRQKILEQANALALNDYPIIPLYSAVTTHLVKEYVGGYTGKNPLDHTNSFDLYIVDHK, from the coding sequence ATGTCAAGTGTCTTAAGTAAAATGCTATCTTTAAGTTATTTGCTATGCGCCCCCCTGTCGGTGGCTATTTCTCAATCGGTTCATGCGGCAGAAGTGCCTGCGGGTGTGAAACTTTCTTCAAAACAAATATTAAATAGAGGAAATGGTGCCGAAGTCCCCACCCTTGATCCCCAAAAAGTGGAAGACGTGCCTGGTTATAGTGTGGCATCAGATATCTATGAAAGTCTTGTGCGCGATGACATTAATGGAAAAATTGTACCTTCAGGTGCGACCCATTGGTCTGTCAGTAAAGATGGATTAACATATACTTTTCATCTTAGAAAAAATGCAAAGTGGTCTAATGGACAAAATGTTACGGCTCATGACTATGTCTATGGCCTGCAACGTCTTGTCGATCCCAAAACAGCTTCCACTTATGCCTTTATTGCAAGCGATATTTTAAATGCCGATCTTGTGAATCAAGGAAAGCAGCCTGTTACTTCTTTAGGAGTGAATGCGCTTGATAATTATACATTACAAGTAAAGCTAAATAAGCCCACTCCTTATATTTTAGAAACTCTTGCTATGAGAAATGCGGCTCCCGCAAATAAACAAGCAATAGAAAAATTTGGAGATAAATCTTATCAACCAGGGAATATTGTCACAAATGGTCCTTATCTTGTGAAATCATGGAAAGTCGGTGATAAAATAACACTTCTTAAAAATCCAAATTATTGGGATGCGGCTAAAACTGTTATTGAAGAAGTAAACTATTATCCCACACAAAATCTAAATTCGGAAGAACAAATGTATCAAGCAGGTCAGCTAGATATGACTTATGAAATAGCAATGGATCAATTTGAAAAATTAAAAAATAAATTAGGATCGGAAGTTCGAAGTAATCCTTATCTTTCAAGTTATTTTTTTAGTATAAATATGCAAAAAGAACCCTTTAAAGATAACCCTAAATTACGTCAAGCTCTATCCATGGTTATTGATCGCGATATCATAACGAAACAAGTGACACGTAGAGGAGAAATAAGCTCCTATGATATTGTTGCTTATGGTGCAAAAAATTATCGTCCTTTTAAATATGATTGGGCAGATAAAAAATATGAAGAAAAGGTAAATAAAGCAAAGAAATTATATGAAGAAGCAGGTTATTCTACTTCAAAACCTTTAAATGTAACAATATTATATAATACAAATGAAAATAGTAAAAAACTTGTTCTGACAATCGCATCAATGTGGAAAAAAGCATTGGGAGTGAATGTCTTAGTTGAAAATCAAGAATGGAAAGTATTTTTAAAATCAAGACAACAAGGTGAATATCAAATTGCTTGGGATCGGTGGATTGCAGATTATAATGATGTGAATTCCTTTTCCGATTTAATGCGTTCTGACAGTGCCATGAACAATGCAAAGTATAAAAACACAAAATTTGATGAACTTTTAATGAAAGCATCTACTGAATTAAACTTGAAAAAAAGGCAAAAAATTCTTGAACAAGCAAATGCACTTGCTTTAAATGATTATCCTATTATTCCGCTATACTCTGCTGTAACAACTCATTTGGTGAAAGAATATGTGGGGGGGTACACTGGAAAGAATCCTTTGGATCATACGAATAGCTTCGATCTCTATATTGTAGATCATAAATAA
- a CDS encoding DUF1688 family protein, giving the protein MSEFTNNFSGDIHDVEHIFSPLTIRKKALEIYNLALSGETHFIIHPDKLDEVSKFVCSVTLENYPNLNIPFHSRWNHFNVGNFDRLSELKAVLTRFTVNQRTKSKLDLVVLSVLLDAGAGNLWHYLEKNTGKEYSRSEGLAIASLRMFLSGLFSSEKENPYQVHAEKLKSLTLDELAEGLQLSDKNILIGLEGRLKLLQSLGGTLLKNSDIFGVENPRIGNMLDYLLEKYPMGNITATQILRTIQEGLGSIWPGRSAINQINLGDVWSYQAFGEGIDSLVPFHKLSQWLSYSLFEPLMEAGFTISQIDKLTGLAEYRNGGLMLDTELITLKNKSELEKFHLPGSPLVVEWRALTIALLDEIGKKVTELLGKKTSEFPLARVLEGGTWWAGRRIATMLRKDGSPPLKIESDGTVF; this is encoded by the coding sequence ATGAGTGAATTTACAAATAATTTTAGTGGTGACATTCACGACGTTGAACATATATTTTCACCTCTCACAATAAGAAAAAAAGCTCTTGAAATTTATAATTTAGCTCTATCTGGAGAAACGCATTTCATTATTCATCCCGACAAATTAGATGAGGTTTCGAAATTTGTCTGTTCTGTTACCTTAGAAAACTATCCCAATTTAAATATTCCTTTTCATTCCCGATGGAATCACTTTAATGTTGGAAATTTTGATAGACTCAGTGAGCTCAAAGCTGTTCTTACAAGATTTACAGTCAATCAAAGAACAAAGTCAAAATTAGATTTAGTTGTTTTAAGCGTTTTACTCGATGCAGGAGCAGGAAATCTCTGGCATTACCTTGAAAAAAATACGGGCAAAGAATATTCACGATCTGAAGGCTTAGCTATTGCAAGTTTAAGAATGTTTTTATCAGGATTATTTTCGTCAGAAAAAGAGAATCCTTACCAAGTCCATGCTGAAAAATTAAAATCATTGACTCTCGATGAATTAGCAGAAGGATTACAACTTTCAGATAAAAATATTTTAATTGGACTTGAAGGTCGACTAAAACTGTTACAAAGCTTAGGAGGAACATTATTAAAAAATAGTGACATATTTGGAGTTGAAAATCCAAGAATTGGAAATATGCTCGACTATCTTTTAGAAAAATATCCTATGGGTAATATTACGGCAACACAAATTTTGCGGACCATTCAAGAAGGATTGGGCTCCATTTGGCCTGGCCGATCCGCAATTAATCAAATTAATTTAGGAGATGTTTGGTCTTATCAAGCATTTGGAGAAGGAATTGACTCATTAGTTCCTTTTCACAAACTTTCACAGTGGCTTTCTTATTCTCTATTTGAACCACTCATGGAAGCAGGATTTACTATTTCACAAATTGATAAATTAACAGGATTAGCAGAATATCGAAATGGTGGTCTCATGCTGGATACAGAGCTCATTACCTTAAAAAATAAAAGTGAATTAGAGAAATTCCACTTACCAGGATCTCCTTTAGTTGTGGAGTGGAGAGCATTAACAATTGCATTACTTGATGAAATTGGCAAAAAAGTTACAGAGCTATTAGGCAAAAAAACCAGTGAATTTCCACTTGCACGCGTCTTAGAAGGAGGAACTTGGTGGGCAGGAAGAAGAATTGCTACCATGCTCCGTAAAGACGGTAGCCCCCCTTTAAAAATAGAAAGCGATGGCACCGTATTTTAA
- a CDS encoding ribonuclease P protein component translates to MINQPLQTLSKITNFSEFYSSATRFKTHHFLTYIVCKKNSGCESTLKFAVVTSKKGVHKRAVKRNRARRRLKNAFLNYLKTATFPPGVEIQVLFMANRSVLDAPWEKLLGTVHIAMQTVRAQCTTTLEVKL, encoded by the coding sequence ATGATAAATCAACCACTCCAAACTCTCTCTAAAATTACAAATTTTTCTGAATTTTATTCAAGTGCAACAAGGTTTAAAACTCATCATTTTTTGACATATATTGTATGTAAAAAAAATTCAGGCTGTGAATCGACATTAAAATTTGCTGTTGTGACCTCAAAAAAAGGGGTACATAAGAGAGCTGTAAAACGAAATCGGGCACGACGCAGGCTTAAAAACGCTTTTCTCAATTATCTAAAAACAGCGACTTTTCCTCCTGGAGTTGAAATTCAGGTGCTATTTATGGCAAATAGGTCTGTACTAGATGCGCCGTGGGAAAAGCTTTTGGGTACAGTCCACATTGCCATGCAAACGGTGCGGGCTCAGTGCACGACAACTTTGGAAGTGAAATTATGA
- the mmsA gene encoding CoA-acylating methylmalonate-semialdehyde dehydrogenase, whose product MSYLSSSEKIIECFNFIGGKWTSPDEKMGSVLCPFTGKAIANTYRSYPKTIENAVKIAKQAQLDWGQQSLRERAQIMAKFQKWLQDNSNSLSQTISNECGKLPQEARDGLMKGIEILEFAASMQNHDTMTKMLVSKGIHCEFRREPLGVVAGITPSNFPAMVPLWMLPIALMVGNSFIWKPSEKTPMTSLLICNGFKECGLPDGILNVIQGDKITVESICDHPDIQAVAFVGSTPAAKSVYTRATAQGKRALTLGGAKNHIILMPDAQLELASDGILASFSGCAGQRCMAASVLLAVGDCDHIIEDIVTKAQKFQAGKDIGAVITKQSLERLQSAIEKSVHEGAKLSVDGRYVKVPDELSQGNWLNPTILDNVNENSFAATEELFGPILSIVRCKNLDHAMKIENENPYGNAASVFTTRGDVAEYVTLKAKSGMIGINVGIPVPREPFSFGGINQSKFGHGDITGNGGIEFWSNRKKVTTKWTQITNQNWMS is encoded by the coding sequence ATGTCCTACTTAAGCTCAAGCGAAAAGATAATAGAATGCTTTAATTTTATTGGAGGAAAATGGACTTCTCCCGATGAAAAGATGGGTTCCGTACTTTGTCCTTTTACAGGAAAAGCTATTGCAAACACATATAGAAGTTATCCAAAAACAATTGAAAACGCTGTAAAAATAGCGAAACAAGCACAACTCGACTGGGGACAGCAAAGCCTACGCGAACGCGCACAAATCATGGCAAAATTTCAAAAATGGCTTCAGGACAACAGCAATTCACTTTCCCAAACCATAAGCAACGAATGTGGCAAGCTCCCCCAAGAAGCCCGCGACGGCCTCATGAAAGGCATTGAAATTTTAGAATTTGCCGCGAGCATGCAAAATCACGACACTATGACAAAAATGCTTGTATCAAAAGGAATTCATTGTGAATTTCGCAGAGAGCCCCTCGGTGTTGTAGCAGGAATTACGCCGAGTAATTTCCCCGCTATGGTTCCCCTTTGGATGCTCCCCATCGCATTGATGGTCGGAAATAGTTTTATTTGGAAACCCTCGGAAAAAACGCCGATGACCTCACTTTTAATCTGCAATGGATTTAAAGAATGCGGTCTTCCTGATGGCATTTTAAATGTAATTCAAGGTGACAAGATCACGGTTGAAAGTATTTGTGATCACCCTGACATTCAAGCCGTAGCCTTTGTAGGTTCGACACCAGCAGCGAAATCTGTATACACCCGTGCGACAGCACAAGGAAAACGCGCCTTAACTTTAGGAGGTGCTAAAAATCATATTATTTTAATGCCCGATGCTCAATTAGAATTAGCGTCCGATGGCATATTAGCATCTTTTTCAGGATGCGCGGGACAACGTTGCATGGCCGCAAGTGTCTTATTGGCTGTGGGAGATTGCGATCATATTATTGAAGACATCGTAACAAAAGCACAAAAATTTCAAGCTGGAAAAGATATTGGTGCTGTTATAACGAAACAATCCTTAGAAAGACTTCAAAGTGCCATTGAAAAATCGGTTCATGAAGGTGCAAAATTATCTGTAGATGGTCGTTACGTTAAAGTTCCCGATGAATTGTCCCAAGGAAATTGGCTTAACCCAACAATTTTAGATAATGTAAATGAAAATAGTTTTGCAGCTACCGAAGAGCTTTTTGGACCCATTTTATCAATTGTCCGTTGCAAAAATTTAGATCATGCTATGAAAATTGAAAATGAAAATCCTTATGGCAATGCGGCATCTGTTTTTACTACACGCGGAGATGTGGCCGAATATGTTACTTTAAAAGCAAAATCAGGAATGATTGGCATTAATGTTGGTATTCCCGTACCCAGAGAGCCCTTTTCATTTGGGGGTATTAATCAGTCTAAATTTGGTCACGGTGACATCACAGGAAATGGCGGGATTGAATTTTGGAGTAATCGTAAAAAAGTAACAACAAAATGGACGCAAATCACAAATCAAAATTGGATGTCTTAA
- a CDS encoding substrate-binding periplasmic protein: MIFQLKEFFILSIFLLTSINAFAIEKVINYIMPDETNKPFSIKNDKERGIITEIVDKSFKELGYQINYISIPQIRLIYETEKYQQNKSDAIRSFVMYSSPVWQSKDKPFYYSKPLFKMKYALVCSAKKFTHYNDISSLYGKSIVLIKGFQYPELNDYINNQKIHAVSVNSGLQALNMIHAKYRDEACFIEFHTRVKFLIKEHNLNKNDYVFFDFSNVIKPVPIHLVLSDDFSKEDLEHLNKIINSSIKDKVYENIIKKYE, encoded by the coding sequence ATGATTTTTCAATTAAAAGAATTTTTCATACTCAGCATTTTTTTATTAACAAGTATAAATGCTTTTGCAATTGAAAAAGTTATAAACTATATTATGCCCGATGAAACAAATAAACCATTTTCTATAAAAAATGATAAGGAGAGAGGAATTATAACTGAAATTGTCGATAAATCTTTTAAAGAATTAGGGTATCAAATTAATTATATTTCAATTCCACAAATAAGATTGATTTATGAAACTGAAAAATATCAACAAAATAAAAGCGACGCTATCCGTTCCTTTGTTATGTACAGCTCTCCCGTATGGCAATCAAAAGACAAGCCCTTCTATTATTCAAAACCCTTATTTAAAATGAAATATGCCTTGGTTTGTAGTGCAAAAAAATTTACGCATTATAATGACATTTCGAGTCTCTATGGAAAATCAATTGTTCTTATTAAAGGATTTCAATATCCAGAGCTTAATGATTATATTAATAATCAAAAAATTCATGCTGTTTCTGTTAATTCAGGACTGCAAGCATTAAATATGATTCATGCTAAATATCGTGATGAAGCTTGTTTTATTGAATTTCATACGAGAGTTAAATTTTTAATAAAAGAACATAATTTAAATAAAAATGACTATGTCTTTTTTGATTTTTCAAATGTAATAAAACCAGTTCCCATTCATTTGGTCTTATCAGATGATTTTTCAAAGGAAGATTTAGAACATTTAAATAAGATAATAAATTCTTCTATAAAAGATAAAGTTTATGAAAATATAATTAAAAAATATGAATAA
- a CDS encoding FecR family protein: MVVTVCETSHKYTFYKRLRLILASLCLATFVLHLSAFAQSSEGIATLSNIIGKVDVVRSGKTITAEKGFVLLETDELITYDKTAAKIVFNDGSNLMAFQNARVKVVEYKIKAKSENTNDVKSAIDVIKGKVRFFVKPQDDSDAEAGKTDAKFKTSNSVMGIRGTSGFIDASVPNNTQIIVTSGLVQVTSIDDPSKSVLVPANKFTEVVGRRPPTLPKAVPPIILNKLNSDASTVDPNFKNNEKSGKNENTPNKNNQNNQSPSKQGNESGSTTPSGAPGGLAGTTNNSQDEITSAVIDQRKTVFNPDGTSGVISTNSSLNALLESQGNTTVRPTSTGDFDPIKKSLDQVNTTTTQINRQISSIIQTVATPQVQKSITIIINNPNLP, encoded by the coding sequence ATGGTTGTAACTGTATGTGAAACCAGCCACAAATACACGTTCTACAAACGACTAAGACTTATCTTAGCGTCCCTTTGTTTGGCAACATTTGTTTTACACCTTTCCGCTTTTGCACAAAGCTCAGAAGGCATCGCCACTCTTTCCAACATCATTGGCAAAGTGGATGTGGTACGCTCGGGCAAAACCATAACAGCAGAAAAGGGATTTGTCCTACTCGAAACAGATGAACTGATCACCTATGACAAAACGGCTGCTAAAATTGTTTTTAATGACGGAAGCAACCTCATGGCATTTCAAAACGCGCGGGTTAAAGTCGTAGAGTATAAAATTAAAGCAAAAAGTGAAAATACCAATGATGTCAAATCGGCAATTGATGTCATCAAAGGAAAAGTTAGATTTTTTGTTAAGCCTCAGGATGACAGCGATGCTGAAGCAGGAAAAACCGATGCAAAATTTAAAACATCAAACTCCGTCATGGGCATTCGCGGAACCAGCGGGTTTATTGATGCCTCCGTCCCAAATAACACTCAAATAATCGTAACATCAGGATTGGTGCAAGTAACAAGCATTGATGACCCGAGCAAGTCGGTTCTTGTCCCTGCAAATAAATTTACAGAAGTGGTGGGGCGCAGACCTCCTACTTTGCCTAAAGCGGTGCCGCCTATTATTTTAAATAAATTAAATTCAGATGCATCGACGGTTGATCCCAACTTTAAAAATAACGAAAAATCGGGAAAAAACGAGAATACTCCGAATAAAAACAATCAAAATAACCAGAGCCCATCCAAACAAGGTAACGAATCGGGTTCCACAACTCCAAGCGGTGCGCCAGGAGGATTAGCAGGAACAACAAATAATTCTCAAGATGAAATCACCTCAGCTGTTATTGATCAAAGAAAAACTGTCTTTAATCCCGATGGAACCAGTGGTGTAATAAGTACAAATTCAAGTTTAAATGCTCTATTGGAAAGCCAAGGAAATACGACGGTAAGACCCACAAGTACAGGAGATTTTGACCCCATTAAAAAATCACTAGATCAAGTCAATACAACTACAACACAAATTAATAGACAAATTAGTTCCATAATTCAAACGGTGGCAACACCACAAGTGCAAAAATCAATAACAATAATTATTAATAACCCCAATTTACCATAA